A region of Chitinophaga horti DNA encodes the following proteins:
- a CDS encoding serine hydrolase domain-containing protein, with amino-acid sequence MKLLKVPDYLFTLWTVLFVNIAHAQVPADVKDAIIAVENSLTPEMIISADSTIPSMNIYQRMRDLHVKGVSIAVIYNYQIVWVKGYGMADELEKRSVNANTLFQAASISKSINSMALLKLVQMGRLDLDTDVNRYLTTWKFPYDSAAAGKVITARQLLSHSAGLTVSGFPGYNRRAALPALIQVLNGTAPANSPAVRSFLPPATRFEYSGGGTNITQLLLTDITGEPYEQFLQREVLNPLGMTRSRYALCGDTSNIATAYYRDGKPVNGKYHLYPELAAAGLWTTPTDIARYMIECQRVLRGDSGKVLSRVHMQERFKPVVMYNESKVGLGLFLRYKNGAYYFNHNGGNAGFSCASYGSLEDGYGIVVMTNSSNNAFMLEVCNAVARVYHWDRFFVPRFEAAVQKP; translated from the coding sequence ATGAAATTGCTTAAGGTACCTGACTATTTGTTTACCCTGTGGACCGTGCTTTTCGTCAATATTGCACATGCACAAGTTCCCGCAGACGTCAAAGACGCCATCATCGCAGTTGAAAATTCACTTACGCCGGAAATGATCATCAGCGCGGATAGTACGATCCCGTCAATGAATATTTACCAGCGAATGCGCGATTTGCATGTGAAGGGTGTGAGTATCGCCGTTATATACAATTACCAGATTGTATGGGTTAAAGGCTATGGCATGGCAGATGAATTAGAAAAGAGATCTGTGAATGCGAACACCTTATTCCAGGCTGCCTCTATCAGTAAAAGCATCAATAGTATGGCATTGTTAAAGCTGGTGCAGATGGGCAGGCTGGACCTGGATACAGATGTCAACCGATACCTTACCACCTGGAAGTTTCCGTACGACAGTGCGGCTGCGGGTAAAGTGATTACCGCAAGGCAATTACTGAGTCATTCGGCCGGGTTAACCGTTTCCGGTTTTCCGGGGTATAACCGACGGGCAGCACTTCCTGCATTAATCCAGGTGCTCAATGGTACCGCGCCGGCTAACTCGCCCGCCGTGCGTTCTTTTTTGCCGCCTGCCACGCGTTTCGAATATTCAGGTGGCGGAACAAATATCACACAGTTGCTGCTGACTGACATCACCGGCGAGCCTTACGAACAATTCTTACAGCGCGAAGTGCTTAATCCACTGGGCATGACGCGCAGCCGTTACGCGCTCTGTGGCGATACATCGAATATTGCCACCGCGTATTATAGAGATGGCAAACCGGTAAATGGCAAATATCACTTGTATCCGGAACTGGCCGCCGCCGGTTTATGGACTACGCCCACTGACATTGCCCGGTATATGATTGAATGCCAGCGGGTGCTGAGAGGTGATTCGGGTAAAGTACTGTCGCGTGTGCACATGCAGGAAAGATTTAAGCCCGTCGTAATGTATAACGAAAGTAAAGTCGGGCTGGGATTGTTTCTCCGTTATAAGAATGGCGCGTACTATTTCAATCACAACGGCGGCAACGCAGGGTTTAGCTGTGCTTCTTACGGCAGCCTGGAAGATGGGTACGGCATAGTGGTAATGACCAACAGCAGCAACAATGCATTTATGCTGGAGGTGTGTAATGCGGTGGCGCGGGTGTATCATTGGGACAGGTTTTTCGTTCCCCGGTTCGAAGCAGCAGTGCAAAAGCCATAA
- a CDS encoding RNA polymerase sigma-70 factor, which produces MAQKLTDLSDNALLKQSVKGDELAFNELFRRYFNKLFKYTLSFTKDKLIAEELAMDVMLGIWQRRGNIVVEDSLGPYLFKAMKNTLINYWRRRALETSGLDVSEERDYADSRSADHSLLTTEINNQYHQHLEALSPQRKKVFELSRHEELTYPEIASRLNLSVRTVEHHISASLVILRKKLKTISDTTLILAALFLS; this is translated from the coding sequence ATGGCGCAAAAGCTAACGGACTTATCAGACAATGCTCTCTTAAAACAATCCGTAAAGGGTGATGAACTCGCCTTTAACGAATTGTTTCGCCGTTATTTTAACAAGCTTTTCAAGTATACGCTCAGCTTCACCAAAGACAAACTTATTGCGGAAGAACTGGCGATGGATGTGATGCTTGGCATCTGGCAGCGCCGTGGTAACATCGTGGTGGAGGACAGTCTGGGTCCTTATCTGTTTAAGGCGATGAAAAATACACTCATCAACTATTGGCGCAGAAGAGCGCTAGAAACCAGTGGTCTTGATGTAAGTGAAGAACGCGATTATGCGGACAGCCGCTCGGCTGATCATAGCCTGCTTACTACCGAAATAAATAATCAATATCACCAACACCTCGAAGCCCTTAGCCCGCAACGCAAAAAAGTTTTTGAACTCAGCCGGCACGAGGAGCTTACCTATCCTGAGATTGCCAGCCGGCTTAACTTATCCGTAAGAACGGTGGAGCATCATATCAGCGCATCGCTTGTTATTCTTCGTAAGAAGTTGAAAACCATATCTGATACTACGTTAATCCTGGCAGCGCTGTTCCTTTCTTAA
- a CDS encoding FecR family protein — MERPLDKTLLRKFIDNRCTPEELVRVRTFLQQPEAEQLLEEMLNERWTEIPDEPAETTQLEAWQATFRQKITTPKPLPAKRFKLMPMFKYAAAVLLIATVGGYGWYHFNKKQAPMAIAMLESTTKAGKLLKVVLPDSTIVYLNAESRLQYPEQFTGDARTVSLQGEAFFDVKQDDRHPFFVKTDELQVQVLGTSFNVRSYKDDEAIAVTVATGKVGVTIPGGNTPGSILLPDQELTYARKSGQVQVAATIAANSHAWEKGAFVFNYETLENITKRLSRWYGITVSCANPALLQQRYKLKIRNEKLHNVLQALSTSGKGFRYEIRGNTVVIK; from the coding sequence ATGGAACGTCCCCTGGATAAAACATTGCTTAGAAAATTCATCGACAATCGCTGTACACCGGAAGAATTGGTGCGTGTTCGCACATTCCTGCAACAACCGGAAGCGGAGCAGCTATTGGAAGAGATGCTGAACGAGCGCTGGACCGAAATTCCGGACGAACCTGCAGAAACCACTCAGCTGGAAGCCTGGCAGGCAACGTTCCGTCAAAAAATAACCACGCCCAAACCCCTACCGGCGAAACGATTTAAGCTGATGCCGATGTTCAAATACGCAGCAGCTGTGTTGCTGATCGCAACGGTAGGCGGTTATGGCTGGTATCATTTCAATAAGAAGCAGGCACCGATGGCAATAGCCATGCTGGAAAGCACCACCAAGGCGGGCAAACTGCTGAAGGTCGTGCTGCCCGACAGTACTATCGTATACCTGAACGCGGAAAGCCGCTTGCAGTACCCGGAGCAATTTACAGGTGATGCACGAACGGTGAGCCTGCAAGGAGAGGCCTTCTTCGATGTGAAGCAGGACGACCGTCATCCGTTTTTTGTTAAAACGGATGAATTGCAGGTACAGGTATTGGGAACGTCTTTTAACGTGAGATCTTATAAGGACGACGAGGCCATTGCGGTAACCGTTGCCACTGGTAAGGTTGGCGTGACCATTCCTGGGGGCAACACGCCGGGGAGCATCCTTTTGCCCGACCAGGAGCTGACTTATGCACGCAAATCCGGTCAGGTACAGGTGGCGGCCACCATTGCAGCCAATAGTCACGCCTGGGAAAAGGGCGCATTTGTATTTAACTACGAAACATTGGAAAATATCACGAAACGCCTTTCGAGATGGTATGGTATAACGGTTTCATGCGCCAACCCGGCACTACTTCAACAGCGATATAAGCTGAAAATCAGAAACGAAAAACTACATAACGTATTGCAGGCGCTCAGCACTTCGGGAAAGGGTTTCAGGTATGAGATCAGAGGAAACACAGTGGTGATCAAATAG
- a CDS encoding TonB-dependent receptor, giving the protein MTRFAFLALVTILTVAGTSVAGVVKSQGMVRVSVNFKGAQLDQVLDALERQSGFTFAYPQEIGKLAPFSISVQNETLQATLQQLSAGHRLVFKPAGSLISVSQQPKPPKPGRIVGKVLDEKGELLPGATIIVLQTGAVVQSSPDGSYQFTLPPGTYTVEVSYISFQTKRIAEIVVAEDRSTKLDVVLRVASSSLKQVVVTGKYKTESTAALYLRQKNEAGISNGISREQMAALPDKNVGETLKRISGVSTNDNRRVVVRGIAERYNLAMMDGAQLPSTDVQIRDFEFDIVPSNLIDNVVVHKTATPDMSFGFGGGLVQINTMAVPENNFLTLTAGMKYITGRTGKDFLGYGRGKNDYLGFDDGGRDHFPDQLITFNQQNYTPNNPYGAPPAGVTPITPAQIAEQNKKIGGFERLGTRTYKALPGQNYQFSLGRVYQLKSSRLGLVGSLSYRNEQNMDEISHFGRGEWEKLGNTRVDIATGKELNPTYANQYNFITSWGALLNVGWTAKNHKITARNFYSRMFANQFSRVVGWGNDIGAEDPAIREYDRPKFIDLLQNRINGEHTAGAFRFDWSVSRNKVKNLEQDATEAWLNTYKTLNGKHYNVIVNGVTNPGAGTFNRSQYTYSETNEALEGAISYNFRMLKQKQLFKTGYQFMQRQGEYDWVILPIGTVQPVNSVYNFLPLQQWGQFLAFNDPMKDLMYYPASFSRNGYEGRNLNHAIYGMMDNRFTSWLRLVWGLRAEYYQYERLRSGPNDLAIDALIKREESQKFVDPGTGKIVTPFADPETEEKAWRYLPSASLTLTPLRDFNIRAAYSQSVIRPALIENSRMVRFDPAIGAFRRTDGVLSTVIDHYDLRFEWYPKPGEVISFGAFYKYFDKPVEQYRTQPDATGRVYLITQNSEWAKVKGLEFDMRKSLGFIKPGLNFLDDLYVSANLTLQTSDVQGSVFAGKSMTDDKYGNQYEYRTKKLLREKRPLYGQVPVVYNLGLQYAGDRLGANIAFNHMGYKTFATGLTPDIVEYERPRGQLDAQLSYRFLKNKKLQTRLNITNLLDNPYRFYINSNDTYQLQPQWRGLPGSAITATEWADIYEWKYGFTQKYEKGFWETDTDGKTKTRVGDKDTFFRKVGTSFSLSISYTF; this is encoded by the coding sequence ATGACGAGGTTCGCCTTTTTAGCGCTGGTCACCATTTTAACGGTGGCAGGCACGAGTGTCGCGGGAGTGGTAAAATCGCAGGGGATGGTAAGGGTGTCTGTCAACTTCAAGGGCGCTCAACTCGACCAGGTGTTGGATGCCCTGGAACGTCAGTCAGGCTTCACTTTCGCCTATCCGCAGGAGATTGGTAAACTGGCTCCCTTCAGCATCAGTGTGCAAAACGAAACCCTGCAGGCTACCCTGCAGCAGTTGTCGGCCGGACATCGGTTGGTATTTAAACCTGCAGGCAGCCTTATTTCCGTAAGCCAGCAGCCCAAGCCTCCTAAGCCCGGCAGGATTGTAGGCAAAGTGTTAGACGAAAAAGGGGAGTTGCTGCCAGGTGCCACTATTATAGTGCTGCAAACGGGCGCGGTAGTGCAAAGCAGTCCGGATGGAAGCTACCAGTTTACCCTGCCTCCGGGTACTTACACTGTGGAGGTGAGTTACATTTCCTTTCAAACCAAACGCATTGCAGAAATAGTGGTAGCGGAAGATCGCAGCACCAAACTGGATGTAGTGCTGCGCGTAGCCTCCAGTAGCCTGAAGCAGGTGGTCGTAACCGGTAAATACAAAACGGAAAGCACAGCGGCGTTATACCTGCGCCAGAAAAATGAGGCCGGTATTTCCAACGGCATCAGCCGCGAGCAGATGGCCGCGCTGCCGGATAAAAATGTTGGCGAAACGCTGAAAAGAATCTCCGGAGTGTCTACGAACGACAACCGCCGTGTGGTGGTGCGTGGCATTGCGGAACGTTACAACCTGGCTATGATGGATGGCGCGCAGCTGCCCAGTACAGATGTGCAGATCCGCGATTTCGAATTTGACATCGTGCCCAGTAACCTGATCGATAATGTCGTAGTGCATAAAACGGCTACGCCGGATATGAGTTTCGGTTTTGGTGGCGGTCTGGTGCAGATCAATACAATGGCCGTTCCCGAAAATAATTTTTTAACCCTTACTGCAGGGATGAAGTACATCACAGGCAGAACGGGAAAAGACTTTTTGGGTTATGGTCGTGGTAAAAACGACTACCTGGGTTTCGACGATGGTGGCCGCGACCATTTTCCTGATCAGCTGATCACCTTCAATCAGCAGAACTATACGCCTAATAACCCTTACGGAGCGCCTCCGGCCGGTGTTACGCCCATAACGCCGGCGCAGATAGCCGAACAGAATAAAAAGATAGGCGGTTTTGAACGTTTGGGCACACGTACGTATAAAGCGTTGCCCGGACAAAACTACCAGTTCAGCCTCGGTCGTGTGTATCAACTTAAAAGCAGCCGCCTTGGACTGGTTGGTTCTTTGAGCTATCGCAATGAACAGAACATGGATGAGATATCTCACTTTGGCAGAGGTGAATGGGAAAAGTTGGGTAACACGCGTGTCGATATCGCCACCGGCAAAGAATTGAACCCAACCTATGCTAACCAGTACAATTTCATCACGAGTTGGGGTGCATTGCTGAACGTTGGCTGGACCGCTAAAAATCACAAGATCACTGCCCGTAACTTTTATTCCCGCATGTTCGCCAACCAGTTTTCGCGTGTAGTGGGCTGGGGCAATGATATAGGTGCGGAGGACCCGGCTATAAGGGAATATGATCGTCCGAAATTTATAGACCTGTTGCAGAACCGTATTAACGGTGAACATACTGCCGGCGCATTTCGTTTCGATTGGAGCGTGTCGCGCAACAAGGTGAAAAACCTGGAGCAGGATGCCACGGAAGCCTGGCTGAATACTTATAAAACGCTGAACGGTAAACATTATAACGTGATCGTAAACGGTGTCACCAATCCGGGTGCTGGTACCTTTAACCGCTCGCAATACACCTACAGTGAAACCAATGAAGCCCTGGAAGGTGCGATCAGTTACAACTTCCGCATGTTGAAACAAAAACAGCTCTTTAAAACAGGTTACCAGTTTATGCAGCGCCAGGGTGAATATGATTGGGTGATCCTGCCCATCGGTACTGTACAACCTGTTAACAGCGTGTACAACTTTTTGCCGCTGCAGCAATGGGGTCAGTTCCTTGCGTTCAATGATCCGATGAAAGACCTGATGTACTACCCAGCTTCGTTTTCCCGTAACGGTTATGAAGGCCGCAACCTGAACCATGCTATTTATGGAATGATGGATAACCGCTTTACCAGCTGGCTGCGCCTCGTATGGGGATTACGGGCAGAATACTACCAGTACGAACGCCTTAGAAGCGGTCCTAACGACCTGGCAATTGATGCGCTGATAAAAAGAGAAGAAAGCCAGAAGTTTGTAGATCCTGGTACCGGTAAAATAGTAACGCCTTTTGCTGATCCTGAAACAGAGGAAAAGGCATGGCGATACCTGCCATCTGCGAGCCTTACGCTTACCCCGCTCAGGGATTTCAATATCCGCGCAGCCTATTCGCAATCGGTGATTCGTCCGGCCTTGATCGAAAACTCACGCATGGTGCGGTTTGATCCGGCCATCGGGGCTTTCCGCCGTACCGATGGCGTGTTATCTACTGTCATTGATCATTATGATCTGCGTTTTGAATGGTATCCTAAGCCGGGTGAGGTCATATCCTTCGGGGCTTTCTATAAGTATTTTGATAAACCGGTTGAACAATACCGTACACAGCCCGACGCTACCGGGCGTGTGTATCTCATCACCCAAAACTCGGAATGGGCAAAGGTGAAAGGGCTTGAATTCGATATGCGTAAGAGCCTTGGCTTTATTAAACCTGGTTTAAATTTCCTGGATGATCTGTACGTGAGCGCCAACCTTACGTTGCAGACATCGGATGTACAAGGCAGTGTGTTTGCGGGGAAATCAATGACCGATGATAAATATGGTAACCAGTATGAATACCGTACAAAAAAACTGCTGCGCGAAAAACGTCCGTTGTACGGCCAGGTACCGGTGGTGTACAACCTGGGACTGCAATATGCAGGCGATCGTTTGGGAGCTAACATAGCCTTTAATCATATGGGATATAAAACCTTTGCTACCGGACTGACGCCCGATATCGTAGAATATGAGCGCCCGCGCGGACAGCTGGATGCGCAGTTGAGCTATCGTTTCCTTAAAAATAAAAAACTGCAGACACGTCTGAATATCACGAACCTGCTCGATAATCCGTATCGCTTTTATATCAATAGTAATGATACTTACCAACTGCAGCCGCAATGGCGCGGCCTGCCTGGCTCTGCCATCACTGCTACGGAATGGGCCGACATCTATGAGTGGAAATATGGATTCACCCAGAAATACGAGAAGGGTTTTTGGGAAACAGATACAGATGGCAAAACCAAAACGCGGGTGGGCGATAAAGACACTTTCTTCCGCAAAGTAGGTACTTCCTTCAGCTTGTCAATTTCTTATACTTTCTAA
- a CDS encoding fasciclin domain-containing protein: MKKTTLPLVKRGMMMLVVLATVLLGACSKDDDQPTNKSIAAIVATNSNFSLLNVAVAHAGLGSVLAGTGPFTVFAPNNAAFVAAGFDTEAKIKAVPAETLKKILMYHVVGQKIASSAIATASNTAVKTSADVDIFVTKNANGVFVNGATVLEADVMASNGVIHVINTVLMPPSGNIVEAAQANPNFSFLVAAVVRASTGSTNVAQVLSGAGPLTVFAPTNQAFINAGFANVAAIQAADPAVLTSILTYHVVASRVFSSDLTEGAKPATVNGATLTVTLTGGAKVKGNKNTTAASISSANMVTTNGVIHVVDQVLLP, encoded by the coding sequence ATGAAAAAAACTACTTTACCCCTGGTTAAGCGGGGTATGATGATGCTGGTTGTATTGGCTACAGTATTGTTGGGCGCTTGCAGTAAGGACGACGACCAACCTACGAACAAGAGTATCGCTGCCATCGTGGCAACCAACAGCAACTTCTCCCTCCTGAACGTGGCCGTGGCACATGCCGGTTTAGGAAGCGTATTGGCTGGTACCGGCCCCTTCACCGTATTTGCACCGAACAACGCAGCATTTGTAGCAGCGGGATTTGATACCGAGGCTAAAATCAAAGCTGTTCCCGCTGAAACTTTGAAAAAGATTTTGATGTACCATGTTGTGGGACAGAAGATCGCTTCATCGGCGATTGCCACTGCCAGCAACACGGCTGTTAAAACCTCAGCAGACGTGGACATATTCGTTACCAAAAATGCGAATGGCGTATTTGTGAACGGCGCCACTGTATTAGAGGCAGACGTAATGGCCAGCAACGGCGTGATACACGTGATCAACACGGTGCTCATGCCACCAAGCGGCAATATCGTAGAAGCAGCGCAGGCTAATCCGAATTTTAGCTTCCTGGTTGCTGCGGTAGTGAGAGCCAGCACGGGATCTACCAACGTTGCACAGGTACTTTCCGGCGCTGGTCCGCTTACGGTTTTTGCGCCTACTAACCAGGCGTTCATCAATGCAGGTTTTGCGAACGTAGCGGCTATCCAGGCAGCTGATCCAGCAGTGCTTACCAGCATTCTTACTTATCACGTAGTAGCATCACGCGTATTCTCCAGCGACCTCACCGAAGGTGCTAAACCAGCGACAGTGAACGGTGCTACGCTGACGGTTACGTTAACCGGCGGTGCGAAAGTGAAAGGTAATAAGAACACGACTGCCGCCAGCATTTCCTCTGCCAATATGGTAACGACTAATGGTGTTATCCATGTGGTCGACCAGGTATTGCTTCCATAA